The Salvia splendens isolate huo1 chromosome 20, SspV2, whole genome shotgun sequence nucleotide sequence ATTATCCAAAGCACATTAGCTAATTTATTAATTGTGAGTTCTTTTCCTACCCAGTGAGTTCAAGGAAGTATTTATACACGCATTTATACATTTATGATCTATTTTATGTACTTCCTTTGTCactgagtcgtattcttttttaggctgtcccactgtagctgattcatttctctttttttttggcaaaaagcaacCTATttcttctatcttactttactctctcttcaccTCTCTAACTTTTTCTTTCCTACATTATTCTCCCTTCACTTCACAcacttttaacacaatttcttaaatctcttggcgaaaagaaatgtctctactacaGTTAGACGGAGGGAGCAtttggttttagagaatgtaTTATCAGAGTATGTCCCATACTGCCGACAGCTGGAGGACTATTCTCTCATCCCCACGGTCAGGGCACTAAGCGGTAGGGGACTTGCCAAATTTTTGCTCCATTCACATGGGcaggtgttggcaattgaaacataaaaataaatataataatatctcacatcggtgtacacaaagagcttaatccactatataagtctcataggcctctcctcttatcaccaatgatggaacccatggatttctatcaacaGGGATCGAACCCAACCACATGCTTAAGGACGAGACGTTGAACACTAGACCAACCATGTTGGTTTTTCAATCTCTTTAATTTATACTCCcctccatccacaaaaaatagtctcattttgataTTCCGCTAtctccacaaaaaatagtctcatttctaaaaattgaaagtttCTCTCATACATTATCTACTTATTCTCTCTATGTCTtactttttaccaatttttcattaaaactcgtgtcgtccttaaatgagactattttttatcaccacaaaaaatagtctcatttctaaaaattgaaagtttCTCGGATATTTTATCTACTTATTCTCTCTATATCTtactttttactaatttttcattaaaactctGTTGTccataaatgagactattttttatggacgaaggGTTTATGAGTTTCTACTCTCCATTTTGTCCGACTTTATTCTTTTCATCTAAACATCCACGTTGACAAATTTAATCACAATATGCACCTAGAATTAATATTTTAGACAATTAAAAAACATAttggaaaattgaaaaaatatccAACCTGTGATTCCCTCAAAGGGTGAGGCCTAATCTCGATACAGGGCGGCCGGGTGGGGTGCATCGCGGCTCGAATAGGGGCCTTGAACACCCcgacgccgccgccgctgccgacGAACTCGGGCAGCGGCTCGTTGGGCAGCATCTGACCGTCTTCGCaggcgccggcgccggcgcccGTCTCCATCATGTGGTTGACGGGATATCGGTAGAAGTCGTCCTCGTCGGAGGCGCCGTCGAGGCTGTGGTTGCGGGGGTGGTGGCTGCCGCTCGTCTTCGGCAGCTGCTGGCTGTAGAACTGCGATTTCGGGCGCGGCGGCGAGTGGGATATCCCATCTAGCGCCTTGACGTCGGGATCTTTGGGGGGATCGTCCATTTTTGTTTTGCTTTGTTTAGTTGGGATGGGAATTTTGGTGTTTTGGTGAAGTTGGGAGATGGGAATTGAGGAGAGAGGTTGGAAATTGGGAGGGAGAGTGAATGTCGGATTCACAAAGAAATAGTCAGATGGTGATCACACAGACTTTTTGGCGGTTAAAATGAACATCCTATTTAAATACGTACAAGTTTTAAATGAGGAAATTCGAAATTTGGCCATAATTTGTGATATTATCTTAAAATAATAATAgcattatactcccttcgttacCTTATAGTTAAGTCATTTTTCCATCTCGGAAAACTCtcttatagttgagtcattttcatatatagtactccctccgagTCATTTTCGGGAGTaaccttttttctctttcttactttactttctcttacgttattttctctactttttgcCTCTCTTACATTtgtatctatttatttaacatacTCAACATCTCTTTATGAACTTTGTGCTGAAAAGTTTCGCTttaactatgagggaacggagggagtacttttttttcTGATAAAAATGCACATAATGACACAACATACACGTACAGTACCGAGGACGTCCGCACACATATTTGATAACCACAAATCCATAATACTAGACCTACCAAACCATCGGGCGGGAAACGTCGAGAGCACCAACACACGCCTATTCGTACTAGAATTATGAAACATGCGCGGTACCGAGAATGATGCGTCCAGGTTTGGCAATCATGTCATTATACTAGCTCAATTCCTACCTATGGTTTGTGGGTATTGTTATTGTTAAGTAAGAGGGGGCAACCGCCCCTCCCCGACTACCCGCTACCATGGACTTGAGCGTTAATTTTCCATCGTCGCCCTCTCCGATAGCTTGAGACGTTACTCCTCCCTCCTCTGTTaggatcctggatccgccacgcCGAGTGTAGTGAATGAATTGGGTAAGTAGTAAGATTGTGGATAGTGTAATTATGGGTCAAAAGTTAGGATATTACACATTAATAGCCATTGTAGTACTATAAAACAAAAATGATTGCTAACAGCTGCAACCACATCACACATTAACAATCTACAAGAACCATAGGATTTTGCCGCAAAAAATTTACTTACAATGTTCTGAAGCATAACTATGAAGAATTCAGAATTATGTTCCAACAACTAACTAAAGCATTAGTCCACAACCTTATTAGTTCTGGATTCTTATAATGATCTCATAAATCTGGAAACATGCTTCTATAAGTATGTTTAATCAAAGAATAACCGGTTATTTCCTTCCCTTTTCGTTGCAGAGACGACTGAAACGAGATAGACAAGCAACTTCATCCTATAACTTGCTAGCTTGGCAGCATATCCCAGTGTTTATCAACAGAATATGATTAAACCGATGCTTCGCATTGAGATCTTCTCCATCTCCCTAACTTCTCTCGTCCCTGCCATGGGTTCAAGAACGATGTTTCAGATCTAGTTGCAAATTTAGCATATGTGCTAGAAATATGATGTTTTCGCTCTTCCCTCATCACAAGACTCGTTCACATCCATGGAAGCAAAGAAAATGGATAAGTATCACTTTGTAACCTAAAGTATGCATATTTTGTCAGATAGTATATCTCAAGCAACATGCAAGTGAGCTTCCGCATGAAATCAATCTACCTTTCGACGAGAAATAGCCAACTCGTTGTCTGAAATACATGTTGCTTCGAAACCAACAGGATGCAGCACCTCTTCATAACTgtgtagataaaaaaaatcgtGAGAAGTACACCAAGACAAGTACAAAGCtgaaatgtagagaaaaaacGAGGTGTTTTCATGAAATCAAGTCAAAGTGGAACTTACTCGGAAACTGATACTTTAAACGGAGGGCCACCCTCATGATCATCTATCTGAAAAAAACAATATTACGCAAATGATATAAGTGCTTCAAATAAATACGTCTGCATTCGAGATATTTTCACGTTATCAGTAATATATTCATTGTAACAAAAACTTTTCAACCGTACATGTGATGACCATAAACCTTGCCTAATGTGTGTGGTTATAAATCACCTTTCAGGTGAAGACATCTTGTGTCGAAAAGTAATGAATGACTAATTGACTATGCACTATATATATACGGGCTCAATGGACTTTGGGTTAACAATTTTGACTAACCGGATACATTAGTGTTATGAGCTCCCCATCTGGTTTCAGAAGCTCTGACATTTTCTTGGCCCATGACGATCTTAGCACGGGTTCAATGGCACAGAAAAACCTGTAGAGgccaaattataatttaatgaaCACTAACGAAAATACAGCATAATAATATGAATGCCTGTCCCGAGGGCGAGGAAACTTACGTGTAATCAAATATGAGATCGAACAACTGATCTGGACACCATGTGAAGAAGTCAGTCTTTAAGAAAGTACAGTGCTCTGCCTTTGGTGAGCCAGACTTCAACTACAATGTAATGCAACAATCTTAGCTGAAGATTAACAATGTTGTAGACAAAACTACAGATTACGAAATCCTACTGTGGATTACACACAAGAACCTCGATGCAAATATTACGAGTGTGTACAGACAAAAGCAGCTGCCAGATTTGAT carries:
- the LOC121781016 gene encoding thiocyanate methyltransferase 1-like isoform X1, which produces MSTEFPASNFPVPADVTVKPLEKSSSTNRWDKCWEEGLTPWDLGGPTPILVHLHSTRSLPMGRALVPGCGSGYDVVEIASAERYVVGLDISDIAIKKAMELKSGSPKAEHCTFLKTDFFTWCPDQLFDLIFDYTFFCAIEPVLRSSWAKKMSELLKPDGELITLMYPIDDHEGGPPFKVSVSDYEEVLHPVGFEATCISDNELAISRRKGREKLGRWRRSQCEASV
- the LOC121781016 gene encoding thiocyanate methyltransferase 1-like isoform X2, whose translation is MSTEFPASNFPVPADVTVKPLEKSSSTNRWDKCWEEGLTPWDLGGPTPILVHLHSTRSLPMGRALVPGCGSGYDVVEIASAERYVVGLDISDIAIKKAMELKSGSPKAEHCTFLKTDFFTWCPDQLFDLIFDYTFFCAIEPVLRSSWAKKMSELLKPDGELITLMYPIDDHEGGPPFKVSVSDYEEVLHPVGFEATCISDNELAISRRKVTK